From Methanosarcina lacustris Z-7289, one genomic window encodes:
- a CDS encoding response regulator, which yields MNHINLDREILKLIEEQPEISEKDIARTLSVSEELVKVRLAHLHDIRKKILIMGNGHNGHHAIKKALEAENYNVVNASDNSSALETVNAERPDLVLLDTAFLNTDGFEICKQLKANPRCCWVSVMMMSERNKTEDSVKAFKSGADDYVAEPFNPLEFKARVGMVLRRSQI from the coding sequence ATGAATCACATTAATCTTGACCGTGAAATTTTAAAGCTTATAGAAGAACAACCTGAGATAAGCGAAAAAGATATTGCTCGAACTCTTTCTGTTTCGGAAGAGTTAGTAAAAGTTCGGCTTGCACACCTTCATGATATCAGGAAAAAAATCCTGATTATGGGTAATGGGCACAATGGCCACCATGCAATCAAGAAGGCTTTAGAAGCTGAAAACTACAACGTTGTCAATGCATCGGACAACTCTTCAGCCCTTGAAACAGTAAATGCAGAAAGACCAGATCTGGTACTGCTTGATACGGCTTTTCTTAATACTGATGGCTTTGAGATCTGCAAACAGCTTAAAGCCAACCCAAGGTGCTGCTGGGTTTCTGTAATGATGATGAGTGAAAGGAATAAAACAGAAGACAGTGTTAAAGCCTTTAAATCAGGAGCTGACGATTACGTTGCTGAGCCATTTAATCCTCTGGAATTTAAAGCAAGGGTAGGAATGGTCCTGAGGCGTAGCCAGATTTGA
- a CDS encoding glutaredoxin family protein, with protein MVKVTLIHASWCTACPATRRFWKDLKSEYDFEYEEVDVETPEGQALIDEYGIAGVPTTLIDGKPAFTGLPKKADAIARIK; from the coding sequence ATGGTAAAGGTTACGCTTATTCACGCCAGCTGGTGTACGGCATGTCCGGCAACACGCAGGTTCTGGAAAGACCTCAAATCGGAATACGATTTCGAGTACGAGGAAGTTGATGTCGAGACCCCGGAGGGTCAGGCTCTTATTGATGAGTATGGCATAGCCGGTGTTCCTACAACTCTTATCGATGGGAAACCTGCTTTTACAGGCCTTCCTAAAAAAGCCGATGCTATAGCCCGCATTAAGTGA
- the dph5 gene encoding diphthine synthase — protein MLTFIGLGLFDEYDISLKGLEAVREADLVYAEFYTSCLMGTKPEKMEKLYGKKVHLLSREDVEQQPDWLDEAKDKNVAFLTGGDTMVSTTHVDLRLRAEKLGIEIRLVHGASIASAVSGLTGLQNYRFGKSASIPYPYESRRGARIISETPYDTIKQNSELGLHTLVFLDIDKEKGYMTVNLALGLLLEVEAKRGERVIDRAVAVGIARAGSEKPVVKADYAENLKDFDFGKPLHILIVPGKLHFLEAEALVKLAAGPEELMEDIN, from the coding sequence ATGCTCACATTTATAGGGCTGGGCCTTTTTGATGAATACGATATCTCCTTAAAAGGACTTGAGGCTGTCCGGGAAGCCGACCTTGTATACGCTGAGTTCTATACTTCCTGCCTCATGGGAACAAAACCTGAAAAAATGGAAAAGCTCTACGGAAAAAAAGTCCATTTACTCTCAAGGGAAGATGTAGAGCAGCAACCTGATTGGTTAGATGAGGCAAAAGACAAAAATGTCGCCTTCCTCACAGGTGGAGATACAATGGTCTCCACAACTCACGTTGACCTGCGTCTCAGAGCTGAAAAGCTCGGTATAGAAATCCGCCTGGTTCACGGAGCGTCAATTGCCTCAGCCGTCTCGGGTCTTACCGGGCTTCAGAACTATCGCTTTGGAAAATCCGCAAGTATTCCATACCCCTACGAAAGCCGGCGAGGAGCCCGGATAATTTCGGAAACCCCCTATGATACCATAAAACAAAATTCCGAACTTGGCCTCCATACCCTTGTTTTTCTGGACATCGATAAGGAAAAAGGATATATGACCGTTAACCTTGCTCTTGGACTCCTGCTTGAGGTTGAGGCAAAAAGGGGGGAAAGAGTAATAGACAGGGCTGTTGCTGTGGGAATAGCAAGGGCAGGCTCGGAGAAACCCGTGGTAAAAGCTGATTACGCAGAAAACCTTAAGGATTTTGATTTTGGAAAGCCTCTTCATATCCTGATAGTTCCCGGAAAACTGCATTTTCTTGAAGCTGAAGCCCTTGTGAAACTTGCAGCCGGCCCTGAGGAACTTATGGAAGACATAAACTAA
- the trxB gene encoding thioredoxin-disulfide reductase has protein sequence MYDLIIIGGGPAGLAAGIYAVRFGLETLILERSEISGQISMADIVENYPGFPSISGLELMDKYRTHAQEAGVKTRITEVISVRTEGTKKIVSTDSGDLEAKALIIATGANPKHLNVPGEKELISKGVSYCAICDGPFFKNKTVVVVGGGNSAVADALLLSKIAQKVYLVHRRDCLRAAKVLQDRAFATPNIEFILNTLVLEIVGSGEGIKKVEKVILQDLNNKEIRELSTNGVFIYVGIHPNTEFVSVDKNNEGFIKTDRWMETSEKGIYAAGDCRDTPIWQLVAAVRDGAIAATAANEYIESLK, from the coding sequence ATGTACGACCTGATTATTATAGGAGGGGGGCCGGCAGGGCTTGCAGCGGGAATTTACGCTGTGCGTTTCGGGCTTGAGACCCTTATTCTGGAACGAAGCGAGATCAGCGGCCAGATCTCTATGGCAGATATTGTAGAAAACTATCCTGGTTTTCCGTCAATTTCCGGACTTGAACTGATGGATAAATACAGGACACATGCTCAGGAAGCCGGGGTTAAGACCAGGATTACTGAAGTTATCTCGGTCCGGACCGAAGGGACAAAAAAAATCGTCTCAACGGACAGCGGGGACCTGGAAGCAAAAGCCTTAATCATTGCCACAGGCGCAAATCCAAAGCATCTGAACGTGCCCGGAGAGAAGGAACTTATCAGCAAGGGGGTCTCCTACTGTGCAATCTGCGATGGGCCTTTTTTCAAAAACAAAACTGTAGTTGTTGTAGGAGGCGGCAACTCTGCAGTTGCAGATGCTCTTCTTCTTTCAAAGATTGCCCAGAAGGTATATCTTGTCCACAGGCGGGACTGTTTAAGGGCTGCAAAAGTCCTTCAGGATAGGGCGTTCGCAACTCCAAACATTGAGTTCATCCTCAATACTCTTGTCCTGGAAATAGTCGGGAGTGGGGAAGGGATTAAAAAGGTCGAAAAAGTAATCCTGCAAGACCTCAACAACAAAGAAATCCGCGAGCTTTCTACTAACGGAGTTTTTATCTATGTGGGCATCCACCCGAATACCGAATTCGTTAGTGTGGATAAAAATAATGAAGGATTCATCAAGACTGACCGCTGGATGGAAACCTCAGAGAAGGGAATTTATGCTGCAGGAGACTGTCGCGATACCCCTATCTGGCAGCTTGTAGCAGCGGTGAGAGATGGAGCAATCGCAGCCACGGCTGCAAATGAATATATAGAAAGCCTTAAATAA
- a CDS encoding MarR family transcriptional regulator, whose protein sequence is MDPLEKIFGKTAQMTVLKNLIEHQNESTYLSGIAEETGLSHSSVSRVITPLIESGIVIEKPLGKQIRTFQLNMESDATRLIIDFYNKINQMLE, encoded by the coding sequence ATGGATCCACTTGAAAAAATCTTTGGAAAAACCGCACAGATGACCGTCCTTAAAAACCTGATCGAGCACCAGAACGAATCAACATACTTATCAGGGATAGCAGAAGAGACCGGTCTGTCTCATTCCAGTGTATCAAGAGTCATTACCCCATTAATAGAGTCGGGGATTGTCATAGAAAAACCTCTTGGGAAGCAGATAAGAACATTCCAGTTGAATATGGAAAGCGATGCTACAAGATTGATCATAGATTTTTACAACAAAATTAATCAGATGCTGGAATAA